The region CAGGTCAGGAGGCTGGACGGCAACCTTTCGAAACAAGATCTTCCATGGCGGAAGTCCTACATCGTCGACTTCGACAGAACTTCAGGTGCGGAGTAAACCTGTTGAAGGCCAACCCACAATATCAATATCACAGCCCAACCGACCTCCACCACAAGCGTCATCGCAACCGTCAGATGAGACAGCTCAATCATCGGCGGGACCGTTACAGCAAACACCACCGCAGCCGATACCGCCGCCAGCATTACCGAAACCAACTGCGTTGGCGCGTGAGAGAATGAGAGAGCTAGCCGGCAGCGagcttgatgatggcgaggCTGGCTCGTCAAGGTGTAAGTCAAACTTTGCGGACACCAACCAGCAAGGCAGGCAGGATGTCAAACTGATGATTTTCCAGGGCGACGAATGCGCACCAAGATATTTCCCGGTTTTGACTAGGTAGTTGCTCTCGTGTTTTCATGATTGTTTCTGGTGTCTTGACTCTTGTTTGGAGGCGAACTTTTAGCGATGGATGATACCCCGTCAtttgtgttttcttttctgtttgAATCACATTGGTTGTTATTTAGTTATTCAGCATAGAAGATGATTGGCGTTTTTGGGAGGTAGCGTCGTGTTTTGTTAGATAGTATCAAAAAAGGGTCACGGGACTAGTTCACAAGCCGGAAACGATTCAATTGCTACATTTTTGTGGAAACAACCATCTTGCACAACAGAACAAAATACCTGCCTGCCCCAACCCAATTAGATGCCCCCTGATGACAAGCCTAGTGATAGACTACGCTGTATAAAAAAATAGATTTGAAAAATCCCAACGCTGACAGATATCCATTGCTTTGTATGTAGTCTTTCCCTTTCGCCCCAACGCCCAAAAACAAGGAAAactactcctcctccacctcctcatcccaagcctccttctcccttctcaacaactcccccatctcccccgccTTGAAAATCGTGCTCCCCTCCTCGCTCACCCTCGGCACCTTGGTCAgcgcctcatcctcaaacacAGTCCCAATATTCTcaatccacctcctcctcctctccatcagCGTCTTTGTCAGATCCCCTATCCCCGGGCGGGCAGTCGCTGTAGCAGCCGCgctcgcagcagcagccgcacTAGCCGCCGACCCGGACTGCCCCGGCCTCGCCTTTTTGGGCttcttcatcgtcctcgtcctcttgAGGTACGCCGCCTGGACTTGGGAatccaaatcctccaaaATGGTGGTATACTCCTGAAAGGCCATCCGCTCCTTGACCAGCTCTGTCAGTCTGGCTTTTCGGGCGCCGTTGACGAGGACTTGCTCGCGGAGGCGGGATTGGAGAAGGCGGAGGCGGGCGGCGACTTCGTCGTCGTAGTGGCCGTCGTATTCGGCTGTTGTCGGGTCCGGCTGTCCTGGTTGGGAGCCGTTGCCTGCCGCGTTGGACGAGTCGGATTGGTTGGGTGGTAAGGGGAGGAACCCGATGTGACGGAGTTCCTGCTTGATGCGCTCGTCGACTTGGGTGTAGTCTAGTTTTGGGTGGCTGGCCTTTTTCCAGGCTTCCGAATTTGATTCGGGCATGTAAGTAGCCGGAGggagttggttgttgttgttgttgttgttgttgttgttattgttgttagATGAATCGGGGGTGGTGCCGTTAACGCCGTTGACATGGCCGTTTACACCGTTGGTGCCgttgggttgttggctgctggaaggggggttggtgtcaAAACTAAAGTCGAAGCTGGCGGTGCCGTTCATGATGGTGTCTCCGTCGCCGTTGACGCCGTTGGTATTCTCTGTTGGCGGAGCGCGGTGCTCGGGGCGCATCGCTGAAAGAAGACGGGAGAGGAGTGGGCCGACGGAGAGCTTGTCTGTTTCGGCAACGTCGTCGTCCATGTTCTCGATACTCCCGCGGGGTTGGTTAGGAGGGAGTTTCTCCCGGCCGCCTGGAGAGACAGAGTCGATGGCCATCGCTCCATCCTCTTCGGCCCAGATCTCTGTGTAGTGCTTCTTGCCACGTTTCGGCATGACAAACGGAGTCACGCGATCCCCTCTTTCTCTCAAAAACGCTAGATCCTCCTCAGTGAACGGCCGGAAGTAGGGGTCGATAAAGGTGCTAAAAGTGCTAAAGTTGATCTGATTGCTAGGCTTTGCATTGCTGAAATCCTTGTCTGGAGGGTCACCAGCGATGAGATCAGCAAGGTCGCTTTTAGGGTAGCCGGCTACCGAGtatatttcctttatttcgCCCTCGGTCATGCCAGGTTGGACGGGAAGAATCTCGTACACGGTTGGGTCGGGGAAGGTTGAAGGATCATCGCCAAACGTATTGGCCTGTGGCCGagcgggaggtggtgggcgACCATCGTCAGAGTCCGACTCGTCCTCGTTCTCCTCTGTCTTGGTCTTGTCATCGGCGTCCATGTTGCTTGGCGCGACTG is a window of Podospora pseudopauciseta strain CBS 411.78 chromosome 1, whole genome shotgun sequence DNA encoding:
- the NGG1 gene encoding Transcriptional regulator (COG:B; EggNog:ENOG503NZVY; BUSCO:EOG09261EMF) gives rise to the protein MAPSSQKGPGKKAGAGAIRSQSQQQQQRSRNTTPSAALPSASLPPIDNVETDLLELRFEVFRNLTFEDMVDPSTSNTAIPDSKSLDGLVSRLQKLSDVIDKRGLNCDKGMRLLAQSRRTRLDELAVERGREEERRQKEADEEERERKAANKKKRKATDSLAPGGSNIERSSPLRESTKPRKLSRDNDSASSSLSPVAPSNMDADDKTKTEENEDESDSDDGRPPPPARPQANTFGDDPSTFPDPTVYEILPVQPGMTEGEIKEIYSVAGYPKSDLADLIAGDPPDKDFSNAKPSNQINFSTFSTFIDPYFRPFTEEDLAFLRERGDRVTPFVMPKRGKKHYTEIWAEEDGAMAIDSVSPGGREKLPPNQPRGSIENMDDDVAETDKLSVGPLLSRLLSAMRPEHRAPPTENTNGVNGDGDTIMNGTASFDFSFDTNPPSSSQQPNGTNGVNGHVNGVNGTTPDSSNNNNNNNNNNNNNQLPPATYMPESNSEAWKKASHPKLDYTQVDERIKQELRHIGFLPLPPNQSDSSNAAGNGSQPGQPDPTTAEYDGHYDDEVAARLRLLQSRLREQVLVNGARKARLTELVKERMAFQEYTTILEDLDSQVQAAYLKRTRTMKKPKKARPGQSGSAASAAAAASAAATATARPGIGDLTKTLMERRRRWIENIGTVFEDEALTKVPRVSEEGSTIFKAGEMGELLRREKEAWDEEVEEE